From a region of the Bradyrhizobium sp. KBS0727 genome:
- a CDS encoding amidohydrolase family protein codes for MRRTLIKSATIISMDDALGDFVAGDLLVEGNRIVDLRPEIDLGSGAIETEILDGEGRIVIPGLINAHMHTWQTALRGFAANWTLPEYFRRMHAGLATVFRADDIYIATLVGALNQINSGATTLVDWCHNNPTPDHTDAAVRGLIESGIRAAFFHGSPKPEPKPGEPHFSEIPHPRREVERLLAGPFADQNGLVTLGLAILGPHYSTLDVAMHDFRLAREFNLIASMHQGGGPAKTPGGWEKLIEAGLVGPGVNIVHGNDLPDDLLQRLVDLGVSFSVTPENEMIQGHGFPITGRLLQRGVRPTIGIDLESVLAGDLFSAGRVALSMQRALDNAEVRKTGGTIPATTTIPVREALRWLTTEGARMLGREDQIGSLTPGKLADLVIINASELNLFPVHDPVATVVMQTSLANIEAVMIGGTWKKRNGRLLVDGLDHKKELLAQSGRRLVQDIERQERAA; via the coding sequence ATGCGACGAACCCTCATCAAATCCGCAACGATCATCAGCATGGATGATGCGCTCGGCGATTTCGTTGCCGGTGATCTGCTGGTGGAGGGTAATCGTATCGTCGACCTGCGCCCGGAAATTGACCTTGGCAGCGGCGCGATTGAGACCGAGATCCTAGACGGTGAGGGACGCATCGTCATACCCGGCTTGATCAACGCCCATATGCACACCTGGCAGACGGCGTTACGGGGTTTTGCGGCCAATTGGACGCTCCCAGAATATTTCCGCCGCATGCATGCGGGGCTCGCGACCGTTTTCCGGGCTGACGACATCTACATCGCGACGCTGGTCGGCGCGCTGAACCAGATCAATAGCGGCGCCACCACGCTGGTCGACTGGTGCCACAACAATCCGACACCTGATCATACCGACGCCGCGGTGCGCGGCCTGATCGAAAGCGGCATCCGCGCCGCCTTCTTCCACGGCTCGCCGAAGCCGGAGCCAAAGCCGGGCGAGCCGCACTTCTCAGAGATACCGCACCCCCGCCGCGAGGTGGAGCGATTGCTGGCAGGCCCCTTTGCCGACCAGAACGGTCTTGTCACGCTTGGGCTTGCGATTCTCGGCCCGCATTACTCGACGCTGGATGTCGCGATGCATGATTTCCGCCTGGCGCGGGAATTCAACCTGATCGCGTCGATGCATCAGGGCGGCGGGCCGGCCAAGACACCCGGCGGCTGGGAGAAGCTGATCGAGGCGGGTCTGGTCGGTCCTGGCGTCAACATCGTCCATGGCAATGATCTGCCCGACGATCTCCTGCAACGCCTCGTCGATCTCGGCGTGTCGTTCTCGGTAACGCCGGAGAACGAGATGATCCAGGGCCACGGCTTTCCGATCACCGGGCGGCTGCTCCAGCGCGGCGTCCGTCCCACGATCGGCATCGATCTCGAATCGGTGCTGGCCGGCGACCTCTTCTCGGCCGGACGCGTCGCGCTCTCGATGCAGCGCGCGCTCGACAATGCGGAGGTGCGCAAGACCGGCGGAACTATTCCGGCGACGACCACAATCCCTGTACGCGAGGCGCTGCGCTGGCTGACAACCGAGGGCGCGCGCATGCTCGGTCGCGAGGATCAGATCGGTTCGCTCACACCGGGGAAGCTGGCCGATCTCGTCATCATCAATGCGTCCGAGCTCAATCTCTTCCCGGTGCACGATCCCGTCGCCACCGTGGTGATGCAGACGAGCCTCGCCAATATCGAGGCTGTCATGATCGGCGGCACCTGGAAGAAGCGGAACGGCCGGCTGCTGGTTGACGGGCTGGATCACAAGAAGGAACTGCTGGCGCAATCCGGCCGGCGGCTGGTGCAGGACATCGAACGACAGGAACGCGCCGCCTGA
- a CDS encoding NAD(P)-dependent oxidoreductase: MTEASKNVAFIGIGKMGLPMAVLVAKAGFAVTAFDQSATRLAEARAQGISSAASPFEAVSGKAAVITSLPDDAALRTVMLGPTGLIDAMAPKAVLIETSTVSAEASAEVAAAAQARGLAYLRAPVSGNASIVHTGALSCFVSGPKDAFDSAKPLLSAFTRAQTYLGPSEEARYAKLAVNLMIAVSAAMMAESLALARKGGIPWQDILNVLDDSAVASPMVKYKTAPLRTRDFESTFSCKQMAKDLDLILGAGHAIGVPLQLAAQVRETYGALVAQGDGETDFIATVKHLERLSGLGEPKL, translated from the coding sequence ATGACAGAAGCTTCCAAAAACGTCGCCTTTATCGGAATCGGCAAGATGGGCCTGCCGATGGCAGTACTGGTTGCCAAGGCCGGCTTCGCCGTCACCGCCTTCGATCAGAGCGCCACGCGACTTGCTGAAGCGCGCGCGCAAGGTATTTCTAGTGCGGCCTCGCCTTTCGAAGCCGTGAGCGGCAAGGCCGCCGTGATTACGTCCTTGCCGGATGATGCGGCCTTGCGCACAGTCATGCTGGGCCCGACCGGCCTAATTGATGCGATGGCGCCGAAGGCCGTCCTGATTGAGACCAGTACCGTCAGCGCGGAGGCCTCTGCCGAGGTCGCCGCCGCCGCACAGGCGCGCGGTCTCGCTTACCTGCGTGCGCCAGTGTCCGGAAATGCCAGCATTGTCCACACTGGCGCGCTGTCCTGCTTCGTCTCCGGCCCGAAGGACGCCTTCGACAGCGCTAAGCCGCTATTGTCTGCCTTCACCCGCGCGCAGACCTATCTCGGGCCGAGCGAGGAAGCGCGCTATGCAAAACTCGCCGTCAATCTGATGATTGCGGTGTCGGCGGCGATGATGGCCGAGAGCCTGGCGCTGGCACGCAAGGGCGGAATTCCCTGGCAGGACATCCTGAATGTGCTGGACGACAGCGCGGTAGCGTCCCCGATGGTGAAATACAAGACTGCGCCGCTAAGGACCCGCGACTTCGAGTCGACCTTCTCCTGCAAGCAGATGGCGAAGGACCTCGACCTCATCCTCGGTGCCGGCCATGCCATCGGCGTACCGCTTCAGCTTGCTGCGCAGGTGCGCGAAACCTACGGCGCGCTGGTCGCGCAGGGCGACGGCGAGACCGACTTCATCGCCACCGTTAAGCACCTTGAACGGCTGTCCGGCCTTGGCGAGCCCAAACTCTGA
- a CDS encoding intradiol ring-cleavage dioxygenase, which produces MRNFNENTITDAALERIAGTTDPRVKQVSEALVRHLHAFVREIRPTQKEWEYGIDFLTRTGHMCDDKRQEFILLSDTLGVSMLVDAINHPVPEGATETTVLGPFFVQAAPEKQNGDDISGSMEGDPMIVTGSVSTVDGRPLAGAVVDVWHSDNDGYYDVQQLDEIGDLAMRARFHADANGRFHFWSIKPAAYPIPHDGPVGDMLEAQGRHPWRPAHVHFMISAPGFEQLVTHVFVAGDKYLDSDVVFGVKDSLIRDFIRCAPGRAPDGRIMDAAFVHLNYDFGLKQVASSA; this is translated from the coding sequence TTGCGTAACTTCAACGAAAACACGATTACCGATGCAGCGCTCGAACGCATCGCCGGCACAACCGATCCGCGCGTAAAGCAAGTCAGCGAGGCGCTGGTGCGCCATCTCCACGCCTTCGTGCGCGAGATCCGCCCGACGCAGAAGGAATGGGAATACGGCATCGACTTCCTGACCCGTACCGGACACATGTGCGACGACAAGCGCCAGGAGTTCATCCTGCTGTCGGATACGCTCGGCGTGTCCATGCTGGTCGACGCGATCAATCATCCGGTGCCGGAAGGCGCGACTGAAACGACTGTGCTCGGTCCGTTTTTCGTCCAGGCCGCCCCCGAAAAACAGAACGGCGATGACATTTCCGGCTCGATGGAGGGCGACCCCATGATCGTCACCGGCTCGGTTTCGACCGTCGATGGGCGGCCGCTCGCCGGCGCCGTGGTCGACGTCTGGCATTCCGACAATGACGGCTATTACGATGTTCAGCAGCTCGACGAGATCGGCGATCTCGCGATGCGTGCCAGGTTCCACGCCGACGCGAACGGCCGCTTCCATTTCTGGTCAATCAAGCCGGCCGCCTACCCGATCCCGCATGATGGACCGGTCGGCGATATGTTGGAAGCGCAGGGGCGTCATCCCTGGCGTCCCGCGCATGTGCACTTCATGATCTCGGCGCCCGGCTTCGAGCAGCTTGTGACGCATGTGTTCGTGGCCGGCGACAAATACCTCGACTCCGATGTGGTGTTTGGCGTCAAGGACAGCCTGATCCGCGACTTTATACGCTGCGCGCCCGGTCGCGCGCCGGATGGTCGCATCATGGACGCCGCATTCGTCCATCTCAACTATGATTTCGGCCTGAAGCAGGTCGCAAGCAGCGCGTAG
- a CDS encoding FAD-linked oxidase C-terminal domain-containing protein produces the protein MEPRVSIAALAERLAGVIGPRASVAQGVLDQHGQSESYYRALPPDIVVFPETTHEVAEIVKLCANAGMPIVPFGAGTSLEGNAASVAGGVCFDFARMNKVLTVHDSDMDVVVQPGITRKQLNAELRGTGLFFPIDPGADASIGGMSSTRASGTMAVRYGTMKDNVVALEVVLADGRVIRTSKRARKSSAGYDLTRLFVGAEGTLGLITEITLKLHPLPQAISAAVCSFDTLHNAVDTAIAVIQAAIPVARVELLDDVMMRGINAYSKLGYREAPTLFFEFHGSETSVAEQAELAQAIAAEFGGRGFEWAKAPEDRSRLWHARDNTLYAGLGLRPGARAVITDVCVPISRLAECLTDTRRDADEHGFTAPIVGHVGDGNFHMLILVDPAKPEEIDGAKALQARMVARAIAMDGTCTGEHGIGLGKIDFLADELGGAVDVMRSIKTALDPNGLMNPGKIFAGVRQ, from the coding sequence ATGGAACCACGGGTCAGCATAGCCGCATTGGCCGAACGTCTCGCAGGCGTGATCGGGCCGCGCGCGAGCGTGGCGCAGGGCGTGCTGGATCAGCACGGCCAGAGCGAATCCTATTACCGCGCGCTGCCGCCGGACATCGTCGTCTTTCCGGAGACGACGCACGAGGTCGCGGAGATCGTCAAGCTCTGCGCCAACGCGGGCATGCCGATCGTCCCGTTCGGCGCCGGCACCTCGCTGGAGGGTAACGCGGCTTCGGTCGCGGGTGGCGTCTGCTTCGACTTCGCGCGCATGAACAAGGTTCTGACGGTGCATGACAGCGACATGGATGTCGTGGTTCAGCCCGGCATTACCCGAAAACAGCTCAACGCAGAGCTCCGCGGCACCGGCCTGTTCTTCCCGATTGATCCCGGCGCGGATGCATCGATCGGTGGTATGAGCTCGACGCGAGCGTCCGGCACGATGGCAGTACGCTACGGCACCATGAAGGATAACGTCGTGGCGCTTGAGGTGGTGCTGGCGGACGGGCGCGTGATCCGCACCAGCAAGCGCGCACGCAAATCCTCTGCCGGCTATGACCTGACGCGGCTGTTCGTCGGCGCGGAAGGCACGCTCGGCCTCATCACCGAGATCACGCTGAAGCTGCATCCACTGCCCCAGGCGATCTCAGCCGCGGTCTGCAGTTTTGACACCTTGCACAACGCGGTCGATACGGCGATCGCCGTGATCCAGGCGGCCATTCCCGTGGCACGCGTCGAACTCCTCGACGACGTCATGATGCGCGGCATCAATGCCTACTCCAAGCTCGGCTATCGCGAGGCGCCGACGCTGTTCTTCGAATTCCACGGCTCGGAGACGTCCGTTGCGGAACAGGCCGAACTAGCACAGGCGATTGCCGCCGAATTTGGCGGCCGCGGCTTTGAATGGGCCAAGGCGCCGGAAGACCGCAGCCGGCTCTGGCATGCCCGCGATAACACGCTCTATGCGGGTCTCGGCCTGCGGCCCGGCGCGCGCGCCGTCATCACAGATGTCTGCGTCCCGATCTCGCGGCTCGCCGAATGCCTGACGGATACGCGTCGCGATGCGGACGAACACGGCTTTACAGCGCCAATTGTAGGCCATGTCGGCGATGGCAATTTTCATATGTTGATCCTTGTCGATCCCGCAAAGCCCGAGGAGATCGACGGCGCCAAAGCGCTCCAGGCCCGCATGGTCGCCCGCGCCATCGCGATGGACGGCACCTGCACTGGCGAGCATGGCATCGGGCTTGGGAAGATTGATTTTCTCGCCGACGAACTGGGCGGAGCCGTCGACGTGATGCGGTCGATCAAGACTGCGCTCGATCCGAACGGCCTCATGAATCCCGGAAAGATTTTTGCGGGAGTGCGCCAATGA
- a CDS encoding sugar ABC transporter ATP-binding protein: MSTALKMAAQTASEESATPLLELRGISKEFPGVKALDDVSFAVFPGEVHMLLGENGAGKSSLMKVLCGAYRADAGEFFYKGEKVAITSTAAAQKLGIAVIFQEFSLVPYLDIAQNIFLGREPKGLIPGTIDRRKILAEAKRVLDAIGFDIDPSVTVNTLGVAQQQMVEIAKAISQDARILVMDEPTAALSDRETELLFTLIARLKADGVSIVYISHRMAEVFALGDRITILRDGRRIDGVRPADVTPDQLVRMMVGRTVDMTYPRNFADRHGEVLLQVKGLTSPTGIFDINIEVRRGEIVGLCGLVGSGRSEVARAIFGADPTTSGEIIFDGKPISGEPDVAARRGIALIPESRKSEGLALLRSVGDNLVVSALRKLFPRGLFDPRTSQRTADDLIRQLRIVTPSARQTVGLLSGGNQQKVVIGKWLAAGAKLFIFDEPTRGVDVGAKSEIFALIDRLVGEGAAALMISSEQVEICHVCDRAYVMREGRIAGHLSRTELTEENIVRMGMHHA; the protein is encoded by the coding sequence ATGAGCACAGCGTTGAAGATGGCCGCTCAGACTGCCAGCGAGGAATCCGCAACGCCGCTGCTCGAGCTGCGCGGCATCAGCAAGGAATTTCCCGGCGTTAAGGCGCTAGACGACGTGTCCTTTGCGGTTTTCCCCGGCGAAGTCCATATGCTGCTCGGCGAGAACGGCGCGGGCAAATCGAGCCTGATGAAGGTGCTCTGCGGCGCCTACCGCGCCGACGCCGGCGAGTTCTTCTACAAGGGCGAGAAGGTCGCGATCACCTCGACCGCGGCCGCGCAGAAGCTCGGCATCGCCGTGATCTTCCAGGAGTTCTCGCTGGTTCCGTATCTGGATATTGCGCAGAACATTTTCCTCGGCCGCGAGCCGAAAGGCCTCATCCCCGGCACCATCGACCGCCGCAAGATCCTGGCCGAAGCGAAGCGCGTACTGGATGCGATCGGCTTCGACATCGATCCCTCCGTCACCGTGAACACGCTCGGCGTCGCGCAGCAGCAGATGGTCGAGATCGCTAAGGCCATTAGCCAGGACGCGCGCATCCTGGTCATGGATGAACCCACCGCAGCGCTGTCCGATCGCGAGACCGAGCTGCTGTTCACGCTGATCGCGCGGCTGAAGGCAGATGGTGTGTCCATCGTCTATATCTCGCATCGCATGGCCGAGGTATTTGCGCTCGGCGATCGCATCACGATCCTCCGCGACGGCCGCCGCATCGATGGCGTCCGCCCGGCCGACGTCACACCCGATCAGCTCGTTCGCATGATGGTCGGCCGCACCGTCGACATGACTTATCCGCGCAATTTTGCCGACCGACACGGCGAGGTGCTGCTGCAAGTCAAGGGATTAACCTCGCCGACGGGGATCTTCGACATCAACATCGAGGTGCGCCGGGGCGAGATCGTCGGCCTGTGCGGCCTGGTCGGTTCGGGCCGCAGCGAGGTCGCGCGCGCCATCTTCGGCGCTGATCCGACGACGTCTGGCGAGATCATCTTCGACGGTAAGCCGATCTCCGGCGAGCCGGACGTCGCCGCCCGGCGCGGCATTGCCTTGATCCCTGAAAGCCGCAAGAGCGAGGGCCTCGCGCTGCTTCGCTCCGTCGGCGACAATCTCGTGGTCTCGGCGCTCCGCAAATTATTCCCGAGAGGTCTATTCGATCCGCGAACCAGCCAGCGCACTGCCGACGATCTGATCCGGCAGCTCCGCATCGTAACCCCGAGCGCGCGTCAAACCGTTGGCCTGTTGTCCGGAGGCAACCAGCAGAAGGTCGTGATCGGCAAGTGGCTCGCGGCCGGAGCTAAGCTCTTCATCTTCGACGAACCGACGCGCGGCGTTGACGTCGGTGCCAAATCCGAAATCTTCGCGTTGATCGACCGCCTTGTCGGCGAAGGCGCTGCCGCGCTGATGATCTCATCGGAGCAGGTAGAGATCTGCCATGTCTGCGACCGCGCCTATGTGATGCGCGAAGGGCGAATCGCCGGCCATCTGTCACGAACCGAATTGACCGAGGAGAACATCGTGCGAATGGGGATGCATCATGCGTGA
- a CDS encoding ABC transporter permease gives MREAAVVSQSNPLQRIPGVAFVLVALIAVFGAVAPGFLSVANLSNVLVQSTILTMLALPMTLIIMTEGLDLSMGAVLTLTSLCVAIVSVATKSMVLGLGAGVLVGVAFGTVNGSLVAILGIPPFVATLGTLGVAQGLSLIVSDGQSVVGIPHSVRDIYSSKLLSVPVPIVMALVTYAAFHALLYHTRFGTYIFALGGNREALRFAGLSPNKLLIAVYALGGMMAGVAGLLMTARMNSGHPTAGLGLEFDAIAAVAVGGTSFERGNGWLLGTVLGVIAVGVLRNGLNLISLPSSVQVASVGILVIVALFLDGLRSRS, from the coding sequence ATGCGTGAAGCCGCGGTCGTTTCACAATCCAATCCGTTACAGCGCATTCCTGGCGTCGCCTTTGTGCTGGTCGCGCTGATTGCCGTGTTCGGTGCTGTCGCGCCGGGCTTCCTTTCGGTTGCCAATCTTTCCAACGTGCTCGTGCAGTCGACCATCCTGACCATGCTCGCGCTGCCGATGACGCTGATCATCATGACCGAAGGGCTCGACCTCTCAATGGGCGCAGTCTTGACGCTCACCTCGCTCTGCGTCGCCATCGTATCAGTCGCGACCAAGTCAATGGTGCTCGGCCTTGGCGCCGGCGTTCTCGTGGGCGTCGCCTTCGGCACGGTCAATGGTTCGCTGGTCGCGATCCTCGGCATTCCGCCGTTCGTGGCAACGCTGGGCACCCTCGGCGTGGCACAAGGTCTGTCACTCATTGTCTCAGACGGCCAAAGCGTGGTCGGCATTCCCCACAGTGTGCGTGATATCTACTCGTCGAAACTCCTTAGCGTGCCAGTGCCGATCGTGATGGCGCTGGTAACCTACGCCGCATTTCACGCTCTGCTGTACCACACACGCTTTGGTACCTACATCTTCGCGCTCGGCGGAAATCGTGAAGCGCTGAGATTTGCCGGCCTTTCGCCCAACAAGCTCCTGATCGCGGTCTATGCGCTCGGCGGCATGATGGCCGGCGTCGCAGGGCTTCTCATGACCGCGCGCATGAACTCGGGGCACCCGACCGCAGGCCTTGGGCTGGAATTCGACGCGATCGCGGCCGTCGCGGTCGGCGGCACCTCGTTCGAGCGCGGCAATGGCTGGCTGCTCGGCACCGTGCTTGGCGTTATCGCCGTCGGCGTACTGCGTAACGGACTCAATCTCATCTCGCTGCCATCCTCGGTGCAGGTCGCGAGTGTCGGCATCCTCGTCATTGTCGCGCTGTTCCTGGATGGTCTACGGAGCCGGTCATGA
- a CDS encoding ABC transporter permease — translation MTNITKEAIAPPRSFLSQDAIQLFYRLLAALLICAVLAAVSDSFLSLGNILNVLRQASLTFFIASGLTLVVLTAGLDLSVGANVALSACIAGTVIHKTGSPALGILTGLACGGIVGFLNGVMVTALRIPSFIATYGMLWVLNGLTYWYMAGETIHGFPAGFRQIGSGYLFGLPIPVYLLLVFLAIGTLFAQRTIWGQQIYAIGANPVAARLSGIPVARLLLLVYAVSGTMAGLASIIFLSRLNSAEADIGESLTLPAIAAVLIGGTSLFGGVGTMFGTFIGALILTLVLNGMNLLSVSANWQPLVTGIIVVLAVWLDMKTGRRTQ, via the coding sequence ATGACCAACATCACCAAGGAGGCCATCGCGCCGCCGCGATCTTTCCTGTCGCAGGACGCAATCCAGCTGTTCTATCGGCTGCTGGCGGCACTCCTGATCTGCGCCGTGCTCGCCGCCGTCAGCGACTCCTTCCTGAGCCTTGGCAACATCCTTAACGTGCTGCGGCAAGCGAGCCTGACGTTCTTCATCGCCTCGGGCCTGACGCTGGTCGTGCTCACCGCCGGCCTCGACCTCTCGGTAGGCGCCAATGTCGCGCTCTCCGCCTGCATTGCCGGCACGGTGATCCACAAGACCGGCTCACCGGCCCTCGGCATTCTCACCGGACTTGCCTGCGGCGGCATCGTCGGGTTCCTCAATGGCGTCATGGTCACGGCGCTGCGTATCCCCTCGTTCATCGCCACCTACGGCATGCTCTGGGTGCTGAACGGACTAACGTACTGGTACATGGCCGGCGAAACCATCCATGGCTTCCCTGCAGGATTCCGCCAGATCGGCAGCGGCTACCTATTCGGCCTACCCATTCCGGTCTATCTGCTGCTGGTGTTCCTTGCGATCGGCACGCTATTCGCACAGCGGACGATATGGGGACAGCAAATTTACGCGATCGGCGCCAATCCCGTCGCCGCGCGTCTCTCTGGCATTCCGGTCGCACGGCTGCTGCTGCTCGTCTATGCCGTCTCCGGCACGATGGCGGGACTCGCCTCGATCATCTTCCTGTCGCGGTTGAATTCGGCCGAGGCCGATATCGGCGAGAGCCTGACTCTACCGGCGATTGCGGCCGTGCTGATCGGCGGCACCTCGCTGTTTGGCGGCGTCGGCACCATGTTCGGCACCTTCATCGGTGCGCTGATCCTGACATTGGTGTTGAACGGCATGAACCTCCTGTCGGTGAGTGCCAATTGGCAGCCGCTCGTTACAGGTATCATCGTCGTTCTCGCCGTTTGGCTGGACATGAAGACCGGCCGCCGGACGCAATGA
- a CDS encoding sugar ABC transporter substrate-binding protein produces the protein MKQKLSYLALPLILAAAFTTQARADGETIAVFTKNQTNPFFQTVRVGADNMAKSLNAKTLQYIPTKPDSIPEQLSQIEDVVVKKPSAIVFTPVDYKAMVPGVEKINDAKIPVVNITDRSAGGNFVSFVGADDYSLGLETARYLLKTLGGKGNIVIIEGVKGSLTNIDRVRGFNDALKENPGAKLLASQPGNYQRLQALQVMENLSQSNSQIDGVLAANDAMAIGAIEALDGANRKAQVIGINGTKEAIDAIKTGKLLASGDYNGFTQGCLGTMMAIRNLRDQPVIREIVLKPTVITKDNFQPFDVPLEQRSCPTFEEAGKLGSK, from the coding sequence ATGAAACAGAAACTGAGCTACCTGGCACTGCCGCTGATCTTGGCGGCTGCATTCACGACGCAGGCGCGCGCCGACGGCGAGACCATCGCCGTCTTCACCAAGAACCAAACCAACCCGTTTTTCCAGACTGTACGCGTTGGCGCCGACAACATGGCGAAATCACTGAACGCCAAGACGCTGCAATACATCCCGACCAAGCCGGACTCGATCCCCGAGCAGCTCAGCCAGATCGAGGACGTCGTGGTGAAGAAACCGAGCGCCATCGTCTTCACGCCGGTCGACTACAAGGCGATGGTTCCGGGGGTCGAGAAGATCAACGACGCCAAGATCCCGGTCGTCAACATCACCGACCGTTCAGCCGGTGGCAACTTCGTCTCGTTCGTCGGCGCTGACGACTACAGCCTCGGGTTGGAGACGGCGCGCTATCTACTGAAGACGCTCGGCGGCAAGGGCAACATCGTTATCATCGAAGGCGTCAAGGGCTCGCTGACCAATATCGATCGCGTGCGCGGCTTCAATGATGCGCTGAAGGAAAATCCGGGCGCAAAGCTCTTGGCGTCACAGCCTGGCAATTACCAGCGGCTGCAGGCGCTCCAGGTGATGGAGAACCTGTCGCAGTCCAACTCACAGATCGACGGTGTGCTTGCCGCCAACGACGCCATGGCAATCGGTGCGATCGAGGCTCTCGATGGCGCCAATCGCAAGGCGCAGGTGATTGGTATCAACGGCACAAAGGAAGCGATCGACGCCATCAAGACCGGCAAGCTGCTCGCAAGCGGCGACTATAATGGCTTCACGCAAGGCTGCCTCGGCACCATGATGGCGATCCGAAACCTGCGCGACCAGCCCGTCATCAGGGAGATCGTGTTGAAACCGACCGTCATCACCAAGGACAATTTCCAGCCCTTCGATGTGCCGCTGGAACAGCGGTCCTGCCCGACCTTCGAGGAAGCCGGCAAGCTCGGTAGCAAGTAA
- a CDS encoding YciI family protein, whose translation MLFAIHALDREGALPTRLANYDAHKAFLSDTSRFGVKIVMSGPLVSDDGEGMIGSLFLIEAPGRAEVEAFNRADPFAAAGIWEKVTITGFIRRQG comes from the coding sequence ATGCTGTTTGCCATTCACGCCCTCGATCGCGAGGGCGCGCTCCCGACCCGGCTCGCCAACTACGATGCGCATAAGGCATTCCTTAGCGACACTTCGCGCTTCGGCGTCAAGATCGTAATGTCCGGTCCGCTCGTCTCCGACGACGGCGAGGGGATGATCGGCAGCCTGTTCCTGATCGAGGCCCCCGGCCGCGCTGAAGTCGAAGCGTTCAACCGCGCGGATCCCTTTGCCGCGGCCGGCATCTGGGAGAAGGTAACGATCACCGGGTTTATACGTCGGCAGGGCTGA
- a CDS encoding LysR family transcriptional regulator — protein MNQKQLDYFIRIAELGSFRRASEALRIAQPALTRQIQRLEQDLGVQLFFRGGRGIILTNAGELLLERAQFIQRQTEQAIADVRSEGSVPRGSVSVGAPGSIANVLFKPLVETYLRLYPGVRLRLYDGVAYLRDQLLSGVLDLAILPTGRVLTEAGIGSVTLVREPVYLAGPPGEFAFGSNCMLADVVRLPLVAAGGASSMTARLEASALSVGQELEFRVETENLPVLKELIRAGIGYSVLPYCAVCGDDERGYLSLCRVEDCSLDRVLGWRTDRPLTPAVRAMVTLIREQVEKLKQQGAFGRCD, from the coding sequence ATGAATCAGAAGCAGCTCGACTATTTCATTCGCATCGCCGAGCTTGGCAGCTTTCGCAGGGCCTCTGAGGCGCTGAGGATCGCCCAGCCTGCCCTAACACGCCAAATCCAGCGGCTTGAGCAAGATCTGGGCGTGCAGCTCTTCTTCCGGGGAGGACGCGGAATCATCCTTACCAACGCCGGTGAGCTGTTGCTTGAGCGCGCCCAATTTATCCAGCGACAGACAGAGCAGGCCATCGCTGATGTCCGCTCCGAGGGCAGCGTTCCGCGTGGCTCGGTATCGGTAGGTGCTCCCGGATCGATCGCGAACGTTCTGTTCAAGCCGCTCGTTGAGACGTATCTGCGACTTTATCCTGGTGTGCGTCTGCGGCTTTACGATGGAGTCGCCTACCTTCGTGACCAACTCTTGTCCGGGGTGCTTGATCTCGCAATTCTGCCGACAGGCCGCGTGCTGACCGAGGCCGGCATCGGCAGCGTCACGCTGGTGCGCGAACCGGTCTACCTTGCGGGCCCCCCTGGTGAGTTCGCCTTTGGGTCGAATTGCATGCTGGCTGACGTGGTGCGGCTGCCACTGGTTGCGGCGGGCGGTGCAAGTTCGATGACCGCCAGGCTTGAGGCTAGTGCGCTCAGCGTTGGACAGGAGCTCGAGTTCAGAGTTGAAACTGAGAATCTCCCCGTCCTAAAAGAATTGATCCGCGCAGGCATCGGCTATTCGGTGTTACCCTATTGCGCCGTCTGCGGAGACGACGAGCGGGGTTACCTCTCTTTGTGCCGAGTCGAGGACTGTAGTCTGGATCGTGTACTCGGATGGCGAACCGACCGTCCGTTAACGCCGGCTGTTCGAGCCATGGTGACGCTGATCCGTGAGCAGGTCGAGAAGCTGAAGCAACAGGGCGCCTTCGGCCGGTGCGACTGA